A genomic window from Halorubrum trapanicum includes:
- a CDS encoding ketopantoate reductase family protein has translation MEVLVYGAGALGSLVGGLLAREHDVTLVGRDPHMRTIREDGLRIDGEVDARVSPRALTDGTHRAADLALVTTKAYDTDAAARALATGEYDVVCSLQNGLTEGRLVAALDATVLAGTASYGARFAEPGRVTCTGVGEVTVGALSGGASPAADRVGAAFDAAGIEAVVAEDMPVRRFEKLAVNAGINGPSALARTENGPTLDGPASGVAREAARETARVARAVGVDLPDERAVEAVERVAADTAANRSSMYEDVANGRRTEVDAIYGAVAERADRHGVSAPTCRTIGSLIRGWEAARGLR, from the coding sequence ATGGAGGTGCTCGTCTACGGCGCCGGCGCGCTCGGGAGCCTCGTGGGCGGGCTGCTGGCGCGCGAACACGACGTGACGCTCGTCGGGCGCGACCCGCACATGCGGACGATCCGCGAGGACGGGCTCCGGATCGACGGCGAGGTGGACGCGCGGGTCTCCCCGCGGGCGCTCACCGACGGGACGCACCGCGCGGCCGACCTCGCACTCGTCACGACGAAGGCGTACGACACCGACGCGGCGGCGCGGGCGCTCGCCACCGGCGAGTACGACGTGGTCTGCTCGCTCCAGAACGGGCTCACCGAGGGGCGGCTGGTCGCCGCGCTCGACGCGACGGTGCTCGCCGGCACCGCGAGCTACGGCGCCCGGTTCGCGGAACCCGGCCGCGTCACCTGTACCGGCGTCGGTGAGGTGACGGTCGGCGCGCTCTCCGGCGGCGCGAGCCCCGCCGCCGACAGGGTCGGCGCGGCCTTCGACGCGGCCGGTATCGAGGCGGTCGTCGCCGAGGATATGCCGGTGCGCCGCTTCGAGAAGCTCGCGGTCAACGCCGGGATCAACGGCCCCTCGGCGCTCGCCCGAACCGAGAACGGCCCGACGCTCGACGGCCCCGCGAGCGGGGTCGCCCGCGAGGCCGCCCGCGAGACGGCCCGCGTCGCCCGGGCGGTCGGGGTCGACCTCCCCGACGAGCGGGCGGTCGAGGCCGTCGAGCGCGTCGCCGCCGACACCGCCGCCAACCGGTCGTCCATGTACGAGGACGTTGCGAACGGACGACGCACCGAGGTCGACGCGATCTACGGCGCGGTCGCCG